Proteins encoded by one window of Desulfonatronum thiodismutans:
- the nikA gene encoding nickel ABC transporter substrate-binding protein: MVTVRNVLGCVVAASLLLSSMVVSASGKDPEDTLVMANFRDLRDLNPHLYGGELFAQNLLFEGLIFLNEEGEPEPWLAESWEVSPDGKVYTFKLREDVTFSDGVRFDAHAAKKNFDAVLDNGARHGWLESVRMMIDIEETGKQSVRVKDDFTLEIEFSAPYYPFIIELGVTRPFRMLSPACFKDGTTKNGVACLSGTGSYVLEMNRVDEYSEFVRNPNYWGESPSIGKIVAKVIPDNQARLMALDNGGIDLLYGLQLISPQAFKQFSEKKGFAGALSGPVSTRMLVLNTTSENLRDVRVRRALQHLTSKELISERIMLGLEAPALTLFSRSIPYADIDLEPYQYDQSAAEKLLDEAGWVKSGQVRSKDGKPLEITLTYDTNKVMERTIAQFLQSEWSKAGVKLNLVGEEEQAHRDRLMAGNFDISFNISWGTPYDPQSFLSGMLKPVYGDYAAQQGLEEKQRIDETILKAVAAVDEDERQAHYTYILETLHREAVYLPLTYERNRAIFNSRVGNVGFNPSQFEIPLQFMTLQ, translated from the coding sequence ATGGTCACTGTCAGGAACGTATTGGGATGTGTCGTCGCGGCTTCGTTGCTGCTTTCCAGCATGGTCGTGTCCGCTTCGGGCAAAGATCCGGAGGATACGCTGGTCATGGCCAATTTTCGCGACCTGCGGGATCTGAATCCGCATTTGTACGGAGGTGAACTCTTTGCCCAGAATCTGCTGTTCGAAGGACTGATCTTCCTCAATGAAGAAGGAGAGCCCGAACCCTGGCTGGCCGAGAGCTGGGAAGTAAGCCCGGACGGCAAGGTGTACACCTTCAAGCTGCGTGAAGACGTGACGTTTTCAGACGGGGTCCGGTTCGACGCGCACGCGGCGAAAAAGAACTTCGACGCCGTGTTGGACAACGGGGCGCGGCACGGTTGGCTGGAGTCCGTGCGGATGATGATAGACATTGAGGAAACCGGGAAACAGAGCGTGCGCGTGAAGGACGACTTTACCTTGGAGATCGAGTTTTCCGCTCCCTATTACCCCTTTATCATTGAGCTGGGGGTCACCCGGCCGTTTCGGATGCTGTCTCCGGCCTGCTTCAAGGACGGGACGACCAAGAACGGGGTGGCCTGCCTGTCCGGCACCGGGAGCTATGTCCTGGAGATGAACAGGGTGGACGAGTATTCGGAATTCGTCCGCAACCCGAATTATTGGGGGGAGTCGCCGAGCATCGGGAAGATCGTCGCCAAGGTCATTCCGGACAATCAGGCCCGGCTGATGGCGCTGGACAACGGCGGGATCGACCTGCTCTACGGCCTGCAATTGATCAGTCCCCAGGCGTTCAAGCAGTTTTCCGAAAAAAAGGGCTTCGCGGGCGCACTGTCCGGGCCGGTTTCCACCCGGATGCTGGTGCTGAACACCACCAGCGAGAATCTCCGGGACGTCCGGGTTCGCCGGGCTCTTCAGCACCTGACCAGCAAGGAGCTGATCAGCGAGCGGATCATGCTGGGCCTGGAAGCGCCGGCCCTGACGCTGTTTTCCAGATCCATTCCCTATGCCGACATCGACCTTGAGCCCTATCAGTACGATCAATCCGCGGCCGAAAAGCTGCTGGACGAGGCCGGGTGGGTGAAGAGCGGCCAGGTTCGCTCGAAGGACGGGAAGCCGCTGGAGATCACTCTGACTTATGACACCAACAAGGTCATGGAGCGGACCATTGCGCAGTTCCTGCAAAGCGAGTGGAGCAAGGCCGGCGTCAAGCTGAATCTCGTGGGCGAGGAAGAACAGGCGCACCGGGATCGCCTGATGGCCGGCAATTTCGACATTTCCTTCAATATTTCCTGGGGCACGCCCTACGACCCGCAATCCTTCCTGAGCGGCATGCTCAAACCCGTGTACGGAGACTATGCCGCGCAACAGGGGCTGGAGGAAAAGCAACGGATCGACGAGACCATCCTCAAGGCCGTGGCCGCGGTGGACGAAGACGAGCGCCAGGCCCACTACACCTACATTCTGGAGACCCTGCACCGGGAGGCCGTGTATCTGCCCCTGACCTACGAGCGCAACAGGGCCATCTTCAATTCCAGGGTGGGCAACGTCGGCTTCAACCCCTCCCAGTTTGAAATCCCTCTGCAATTCATGACCTTGCAATAA
- the opp1B gene encoding nickel/cobalt ABC transporter permease: MPFFDVRDNRSRPDSSFTSSFRLVNMLAYIVRRALIALAALLAISFLSYTLVNFTPADPAEVALRVNDIIPTPEAIEEMRTELGLDDPFLVRYVKWLGNAARLDFGNSFTNRSRSVSGELARAFPYTATLAGMALVFVIGLSLPLGVACAVWKDGLFDRGVRLAVFAGTSMPNYWLAYLLIWLFALKFGVLPSSGTSTLAHYILPAMALSTLYIATYVRLIRNSMLENMKENHVLYARARGLSEKRVILGHVLKNSLQSSMTAIGVGIVRLLSGTVVIENIFAIPGLGRLCVASIFNRDYPTIQAYILVMGAFFVLASFLVDALQCALDPRRKAGTANA; encoded by the coding sequence ATGCCCTTTTTCGACGTCCGCGACAACAGGTCCCGTCCCGACTCGTCTTTCACGTCATCATTCCGGTTGGTCAACATGCTTGCGTATATCGTCAGGCGGGCGCTCATCGCGCTTGCCGCCCTGCTCGCGATATCCTTTCTCTCCTATACATTGGTGAACTTCACCCCCGCGGACCCAGCCGAAGTGGCCCTGCGGGTCAACGACATCATTCCCACGCCCGAGGCCATCGAGGAAATGCGCACCGAACTCGGCCTCGACGACCCGTTTCTGGTCCGGTACGTCAAATGGCTGGGCAACGCGGCGCGTCTGGATTTCGGCAATTCCTTCACGAACAGGAGTCGCAGCGTCTCGGGAGAACTGGCCCGCGCTTTTCCGTACACCGCCACCCTGGCGGGCATGGCCCTGGTCTTCGTGATCGGCCTGAGCCTGCCCCTGGGCGTGGCCTGCGCGGTCTGGAAGGACGGCCTGTTCGACCGGGGCGTGCGTCTGGCGGTCTTCGCGGGCACGTCCATGCCGAACTACTGGCTGGCCTATCTGCTGATCTGGCTTTTCGCGCTCAAGTTCGGCGTTCTGCCCAGCAGCGGGACGAGCACCCTGGCCCACTACATCCTGCCGGCCATGGCCCTGAGTACGCTGTATATCGCGACCTACGTGCGGCTGATCCGCAACAGCATGCTGGAGAACATGAAGGAAAATCATGTTCTGTACGCCCGGGCCCGGGGGCTGAGCGAGAAGCGGGTCATTCTCGGGCACGTGCTGAAAAATTCCTTGCAATCCTCCATGACCGCCATCGGCGTGGGCATCGTCCGGCTGCTCTCCGGCACGGTGGTCATCGAAAACATATTCGCCATTCCCGGACTCGGTCGGCTGTGCGTGGCCAGCATCTTCAACCGGGATTATCCGACCATTCAGGCCTACATCCTGGTCATGGGAGCCTTTTTCGTCCTGGCCAGCTTCCTGGTGGACGCCCTGCAGTGCGCCCTTGATCCGCGAAGGAAAGCGGGGACGGCCAATGCGTAG
- the opp1C gene encoding nickel/cobalt ABC transporter permease encodes MRSLLANKVAVGCLALIGLFCVAGVFAPWLAPHAPNQIDVINSLASPSWEYPFGTDHLGRCLLSRMLFGIRITLFYSMLTMAVTALCGAAIGVISGYVRGKLDELIMRVCDVMLSFPYEIMVLCIVGILGPGLMNIVIANFIAKLAWYVKMIRSSVISFSSKNYILYSQTIGTSRRYIFFRHLFPNVASETILLATLDIGWIIITISTLSFLGLGVQLPTAEWGAMLSEAREVLMTNPGQMIIPGLAIMIVVATFNLLGDSLRDILDPKESQ; translated from the coding sequence ATGCGTAGCCTGCTCGCCAACAAGGTCGCGGTCGGCTGTCTCGCCCTGATCGGGCTGTTCTGCGTCGCCGGGGTGTTCGCGCCGTGGCTTGCGCCGCATGCTCCCAACCAGATCGACGTCATCAACTCCCTGGCCTCGCCGTCCTGGGAGTATCCTTTCGGCACGGATCATCTGGGACGCTGCCTGCTGTCCCGGATGCTGTTCGGAATCCGGATCACCCTGTTCTATTCCATGCTCACCATGGCCGTCACGGCCTTGTGCGGGGCGGCCATCGGCGTGATCTCCGGCTATGTCCGCGGCAAACTCGACGAACTCATCATGCGCGTCTGCGACGTGATGCTGTCGTTTCCCTATGAGATCATGGTGCTGTGCATCGTCGGCATTCTGGGGCCGGGCCTGATGAACATCGTCATCGCCAATTTCATCGCCAAGCTGGCCTGGTACGTGAAGATGATCCGCTCCAGCGTGATCAGCTTTTCCAGCAAAAACTATATTCTGTATTCCCAAACCATCGGGACGTCCCGACGGTACATCTTCTTCCGGCACCTGTTTCCCAACGTCGCGTCGGAGACCATTCTCCTGGCCACCCTGGACATCGGCTGGATCATCATCACCATCTCAACCCTGTCCTTCCTGGGCCTGGGCGTGCAACTGCCCACGGCCGAGTGGGGGGCCATGCTCAGCGAGGCACGCGAAGTGTTGATGACCAACCCCGGGCAGATGATCATTCCGGGGTTGGCGATCATGATCGTGGTTGCGACCTTCAACCTGCTGGGCGACAGCCTGCGCGACATCCTGGATCCAAAGGAGAGCCAATGA
- a CDS encoding ABC transporter ATP-binding protein, with protein sequence MTLLRVENLSITHRHGRNLTPLTRDVSFALDPGECLGIVGGSGSGKSLTCGAITGLLSEHLLVSGRVDFKGVDLLTLPAKKRRELRGSRICMILQSPMTAFNPLSAIGAQIVETITAHQRVAPAAALEMMVEGFARVNLRAPRSIFGKYPHELSGGMLQRVMTALALVMRPEIIIADEPTTAIDYVSQQDVIRELKTIRSEHQTALIFVSHDLSLVSHVADNVLVMREGVVVEEGDAGAVFFNPRHDYTRGLIENRQSVIQKFVQVMGESYAA encoded by the coding sequence ATGACCTTGCTGCGCGTTGAAAATCTTTCCATCACCCATCGCCACGGTCGGAACCTGACTCCGCTGACCCGGGACGTCTCCTTTGCCCTGGACCCCGGCGAATGCCTGGGCATCGTGGGCGGCTCGGGCAGCGGCAAAAGTCTGACCTGCGGTGCGATCACCGGCCTCTTGTCCGAGCATCTTCTGGTTTCCGGGCGGGTGGATTTCAAGGGGGTGGACCTGCTGACCCTGCCCGCGAAAAAACGGCGGGAACTGCGCGGCAGCCGGATCTGCATGATCCTGCAAAGCCCCATGACCGCGTTCAATCCTTTGTCCGCCATCGGCGCGCAGATCGTGGAAACCATCACCGCGCACCAGCGGGTCGCTCCCGCCGCCGCGTTGGAGATGATGGTCGAGGGCTTCGCGCGGGTGAATCTGCGTGCTCCCCGAAGCATTTTCGGGAAATATCCGCATGAACTGAGCGGGGGCATGCTGCAGCGGGTGATGACCGCGCTGGCCCTGGTCATGCGCCCGGAAATCATCATCGCGGACGAGCCGACCACGGCCATCGACTACGTCAGCCAGCAGGACGTGATTCGCGAATTGAAGACCATCCGCTCCGAACATCAAACCGCCTTGATCTTCGTCAGCCACGACCTGAGTCTGGTCTCCCACGTTGCGGACAACGTCCTGGTGATGCGCGAGGGTGTCGTGGTGGAGGAAGGGGACGCGGGCGCCGTGTTTTTCAATCCGCGACACGACTATACCCGTGGGTTGATCGAAAACCGGCAAAGCGTGATCCAGAAATTCGTCCAGGTCATGGGGGAGTCGTATGCTGCTTGA
- a CDS encoding ABC transporter ATP-binding protein — MLLEVREVTKSFTVRTGLFAKSRQEVLKGVSFVMGQGECVGIVGESGSGKSTLGRIILGLDKPDGGRVIFSKDKAGSALARSVVFQDYTTSVNPRMRIAEVVAEPLLALGLNTSARKKRVAELLEEVGLSQDLADHYPHQLSGGQLQRVCIARAIAPKPSFILCDEAVSSLDVSVQSQILALLRDLKERYRISYLFITHDITVATYICDKLLFFNDGQVVEQLDDLAVLPRAETSYARQLLRAAHFLEKPFARRIGHG, encoded by the coding sequence ATGCTGCTTGAGGTGCGGGAGGTAACGAAAAGCTTCACGGTGAGAACCGGGCTGTTCGCGAAATCCAGACAGGAAGTGCTCAAGGGCGTGTCCTTCGTCATGGGGCAGGGCGAATGCGTCGGTATTGTCGGGGAGTCGGGCAGCGGCAAAAGCACGCTGGGCAGAATCATCCTGGGCCTGGATAAACCGGACGGCGGTCGGGTGATCTTCTCCAAGGACAAGGCCGGTTCCGCCCTGGCGCGCAGCGTGGTCTTTCAGGACTACACCACGTCCGTGAATCCCCGGATGCGTATTGCCGAGGTCGTGGCCGAGCCGCTGCTTGCCCTGGGCTTGAACACTTCGGCCCGGAAGAAACGGGTCGCGGAGCTGCTGGAGGAAGTGGGGCTGTCCCAGGATCTCGCGGATCACTACCCGCATCAGCTCAGTGGGGGGCAGTTGCAGCGGGTGTGCATCGCCCGGGCCATCGCCCCGAAGCCGTCCTTCATCCTTTGCGACGAGGCGGTGAGTTCCCTGGACGTGTCCGTGCAATCGCAAATCCTGGCCCTGTTGCGCGACCTCAAGGAGCGCTACCGGATATCCTATCTGTTCATTACCCACGACATTACCGTGGCCACGTACATCTGCGACAAGTTGCTGTTTTTCAATGACGGCCAGGTCGTCGAGCAGCTCGACGACCTGGCCGTGCTCCCCAGGGCCGAAACCTCCTATGCCCGGCAATTGCTGCGGGCCGCCCACTTTCTGGAAAAACCCTTTGCCCGCCGGATCGGTCATGGCTGA
- a CDS encoding MATE family efflux transporter codes for MAETPLSHRDYLKIALPFIAATVTQPLLGAVDTAVVGHLDSPIYIGGVAIGTVILNTLYWLFGFFRVSTTSQSAIALGTGHGEDLAASLARPFCIAAGVGLLFILLQAPIWHAARAVMAPEPDVAEQTRIYFTILIWGAPLVLLNYTVIGWLMGQARTRATLITQVTGNVVNIILDIALVTYWGFGVAGVAAASLAAQALMLSLGLYFVSKTADLPVARFVAAVRMRKEDVRAIVSANTDLLLRTVCLLTMFFLMTKVAASMGTNVLAGNAVLLQVTFIVSYIFDGIANASSVFSGKSVGRRDGQLLRATLRRTTQWTASTAFFLTLILWFGGEAVGTLFTDIPEVLASYTEIHLWAVVFPLIAGFGLTFYGVFTGSGVTRPVRNATFFALVVFLIGLALFVGPWGNHGLWLSFLIFYVGRGAFLVPYLGAVRRKVGSQGGPRLET; via the coding sequence ATGGCTGAGACCCCTCTTTCCCATCGCGACTACCTGAAGATCGCCCTTCCGTTCATCGCGGCCACGGTGACCCAGCCCCTGCTGGGCGCCGTGGACACCGCGGTGGTGGGGCACCTGGATTCCCCGATCTATATCGGCGGCGTGGCCATCGGCACGGTGATCCTGAACACCCTTTACTGGCTGTTCGGTTTTTTTCGGGTCAGCACCACCAGCCAGAGCGCCATCGCCCTGGGCACGGGGCACGGGGAGGATCTGGCCGCCAGCCTGGCCCGTCCGTTCTGCATCGCCGCCGGGGTCGGGCTGCTGTTCATTCTTCTTCAGGCCCCCATCTGGCATGCGGCCCGAGCCGTCATGGCCCCGGAGCCCGACGTGGCCGAACAGACCCGGATCTACTTCACCATCCTGATCTGGGGGGCGCCGCTGGTCTTGCTGAACTATACCGTGATCGGCTGGCTGATGGGCCAGGCCCGGACCAGGGCGACGCTGATCACCCAGGTCACCGGGAACGTGGTGAACATCATCCTGGACATCGCCTTGGTCACCTACTGGGGCTTCGGCGTGGCCGGAGTGGCCGCGGCCAGCTTGGCGGCCCAGGCCCTGATGCTGTCCCTGGGGCTGTATTTCGTGTCCAAAACCGCGGATTTGCCCGTGGCCCGGTTCGTCGCCGCGGTCCGGATGCGCAAGGAGGACGTGCGGGCCATCGTCTCGGCGAATACCGATCTTCTTTTGCGCACGGTATGCCTGCTGACCATGTTTTTCCTGATGACCAAGGTGGCCGCATCCATGGGAACCAACGTCCTGGCCGGTAACGCGGTGCTGCTCCAGGTCACCTTTATCGTCAGCTACATTTTCGACGGTATTGCCAACGCCTCCAGCGTGTTTTCCGGGAAATCCGTCGGTCGACGGGACGGGCAGCTGCTCCGGGCCACCTTACGGCGCACGACCCAATGGACTGCGTCCACCGCTTTTTTCCTGACCCTGATCCTGTGGTTCGGGGGGGAGGCCGTGGGCACGCTGTTCACCGATATTCCGGAGGTCCTGGCGAGCTACACGGAAATTCATCTCTGGGCCGTGGTCTTCCCATTGATCGCCGGCTTCGGCCTGACCTTCTACGGGGTGTTTACCGGCAGCGGCGTCACGCGGCCCGTGCGGAATGCCACGTTTTTCGCGCTGGTTGTTTTCCTGATCGGCCTGGCGCTCTTCGTCGGTCCCTGGGGCAACCACGGGCTCTGGCTGTCTTTTCTGATCTTCTATGTTGGCCGCGGCGCTTTTCTGGTTCCGTATCTTGGGGCGGTGCGGCGCAAGGTTGGAAGTCAAGGAGGGCCGAGACTTGAAACCTGA